A single region of the Brassica rapa cultivar Chiifu-401-42 chromosome A03, CAAS_Brap_v3.01, whole genome shotgun sequence genome encodes:
- the LOC103860885 gene encoding disease resistance protein RPP4 isoform X1 yields the protein MDNIVEDTEDKQILWKQHSKLKHPLFLSWRYDVFPSFSGEDVRKSFLSHLLKELHRKSINTFIDHGIERSRPIGPELLSAIRESRISIVVFSKNYASSSWCLNELVEIYKSFKELNQMVIPVFYGLDPSHVRKQTGEFGEAFMVSCQGKTDDEKQWWIQALAEVANMAGEDSRNWSDESNMIERIANDVSNKLLITPSNDFGDFVGIEAHLEAMNSVLRLDSEDVRMVGIVGPSGIGKSIIARALFSHLSSQFHYKAFVSYKRTIQDDYGMKLRWEEQFLSEILSQKEVKLFHLGAVEQRLKHKKVLIVLDDVDDVELLKTLVGQTGWFGLGSRIVVITKDKQLLRLHKIDLVYEVDYPSENLALQMFCRCSFGQNSPPDGFMKLAVEVANLAGNLPLGLNVLGSSLRGKDKEEWMELLPRLRDGLDGKIEKTLRVSYDELECKDQEVFLYIACLLNGEKVDYIKNLLGDSVGMGLRILADKSLIRITPSRRTVNMHSLLQKLGKEIVRAESIYNPGKRRFLVDSKDICEVLAENLGTENVLGMYFNTSELEEALFVNEESFKGMRNLTFLKVYKEWSRESGEGRLCLPRGYVYLPRKLRLLYWDEYPLTFMHFNFRAEILVKLTMENSKLEKLWDGVQPLRSLKKIRLDGSTKLKEIPDLSNAINLEKLNLWGCTSLMTLPSSIKNLNKLRKVSMEGCTKIEALPTNINLGCLDYLNLGGCSRLRRFPQISQNISGLILDGTSIDDEESSYLENIYGLTKLDWNGCSMRSMPLDFRSENLVYLTMRGSTLVKLWDGVQSLGNLVRLDLSGCENLNFFPDLSEATTLDHLELNDCKSLVVLPSSIQNLKKLTRLEMQGCTKLKVLPTDVNLESLKYLDLIGCSNLKSFPRISRNVSELYLNGTAIEEDKDCFFIGNMHGLTELVWSYCSMKYLPSSFCAESLVKFSVPGSKLEKLWEGIQSLGSLRTIDLSGCQSLKEIPDLSTATSLEYLDLTDCKSLVMLPSSIRNLKKLVDLKMEGCTGLEVLPNDVNLVSLNQYFNLSGCSRLRSFPQISTSIVYLHLDYTAIEEVPSWIENISGLSTLTMRGCKKLKKVASNSFKLKSLLDIDFSSCEGVRTFSDDASVVTSNNEAHQPVTEEATFHLGHSTISAKNRASLRSVSPSFFNPMSCLKFQNCFNLDQDARKLILQSGFKHAVLPGKEVHPYFRDQACGTSLTISLHESSLSLQFLQFKACILLEPPTGYPSYRYACIGVWWYFRGERNIHNVCIDVDLCNVAHLVVFHFEVCLPKEVNCHPSELDYNDMVFEFESKSEHRIKGCGVRLINVSPSEDGSCTSSETQYKQQCGESDMENGRSKKRLGMALTSEKSSKLLRGSDTLVCDIHQFEFGAY from the exons ATGGATAACATTGTGGAGGATACTGAAGATAAGCAAATCCTCTGGAAACAACATAGCAAATTGAAGCACCCTCTTTTCCTAAG CTGGAGATATGATGTGTTCCCTAGCTTCAGCGGTGAGGACGTCCGCAAATCATTCCTCAGCCATCTTCTCAAGGAGCTCCACCGCAAATCAATCAACACATTCATAGACCATGGCATCGAGAGAAGCCGCCCTATCGGCCCTGAGCTTTTGTCGGCGATTAGAGAATCGAGGATCTCAATCGTCGTCTTCTCTAAAAATTATGCTTCTTCCAGCTGGTGCTTGAATGAGTTGGTGGAGATCTACAAGTCCTTCAAGGAGTTGAATCAAATGGTGATACCTGTTTTCTACGGCCTTGATCCTTCTCATGTTAGAAAACAGACTGGAGAGTTCGGCGAGGCCTTTATGGTTTCCTGCCAGGGCAAAACGGATGATGAGAAACAATGGTGGATCCAAGCTCTAGCAGAGGTCGCAAACATGGCTGGGGAGGATTCTCGGAACTG GAGTGATGAATCAAACATGATTGAAAGAATCGCCAACGATGTTTCCAATAAGCTTCTCATTACACCATCAAATGATTTTGGTGATTTCGTTGGTATTGAAGCTCACTTAGAAGCAATGAATTCAGTGTTGCGCTTGGATTCTGAGGATGTGAGAATGGTGGGGATTGTGGGGCCTTCAGGGATTGGTAAGAGTATCATAGCGAGAGCTCTTTTCAGCCATCTCTCTAGCCAATTCCATTATAAAGCTTTCGTATCTTATAAGAGAACCATCCAGGACGACTATGGCATGAAGTTGCGTTGGGAAGAACAGTTTCTGTCAGAAATCCTATCTCAAAAGGAGGTAAAGCTTTTCCATTTAGGTGCGGTGGAACAAAGGCTAAAGCACAAGAAAGTTCTTATCGTTCTTGACGATGTCGATGATGTAGAGCTTTTAAAGACCTTGGTGGGACAAACTGGATGGTTTGGGCTTGGAAGCAGAATTGTTGTGATAACTAAAGATAAACAACTTCTCAGGCTTCATAAGATTGACCTTGTCTATGAGGTTGATTACCCATCTGAAAATCTGGCTCTACAGATGTTTTGTCGATGTAGTTTTGGgcaaaactccccacctgaTGGTTTCATGAAGCTAGCTGTTGAAGTTGCAAACCTTGCCGGTAATCTACCTTTAGGTCTCAACGTCTTGGGTTCTTCTTTAAGAGGAAAGGACAAGGAGGAGTGGATGGAGTTGTTGCCTAGGCTCCGAGATGGTCTCGATGGAAAAATTGAGAAAACGTTAAGAGTCAGCTACGACGAGCTAGAGTGTAAAGATCAAGAAGTTTTCCTTTACATTGCATGTTTACTCAATGGTGAAAAAGTCGATTATATCAAGAACTTGCTCGGAGATAGTGTTGGCATGGGGCTCAGAATTCTAGCTGATAAGTCCCTCATACGTATAACACCATCACGTAGAACTGTAAACATGCACAGCCTGCTTCAGAAGTTGGGTAAAGAAATTGTTCGTGCAGAGTCCATTTACAATCCTGGAAAACGGCGGTTCTTGGTGGATTCTAAGGATATATGTGAAGTACTTGCCGAAAATCTC GGCACAGAGAATGTGTTAGGAATGTATTTCAACACATCAGAGCTCGAGGAGGCATTGTTTGTAAACGAAGAATCGTTCAAAGGAATGCGTAATCTCACATTTCTAAAAGTTTACAAGGAGTGGTCGCGGGAGAGTGGTGAAGGCAGATTGTGTTTACCTCGGGGCTACGTTTATTTGCCCCGTAAACTCAGATTGCTATATTGGGATGAGTATCCGTTGACGTTTATGCATTTCAACTTTAGGGCAGAAATTCTGGTTAAACTCACAATGGAGAATAGTAAGCTTGAGAAGTTGTGGGACGGAGTCCAG ccactTCGAAGTCTCAAGAAGATAAGATTGGATGGATCCACAAAGTTGAAAGAAATTCCTGATCTGTCAAATGCCATCAATCTCGAAAAATTGAATCTCTGGGGATGCACCTCTTTGATGACACTTCCTTCCTCTATTAAGAATCTCAATAAACTGAGGAAGGTATCGATGGAGGGATGTACAAAGATCGAGGCTCTTCCTACTAATATCAACTTGGGATGTCTTGATTACCTTAATCTCGGTGGATGCTCAAGGTTGAGACGTTTTCCTCAAATTTCGCAGAACATTTCAGGGCTCATTTTAGATGGAACATCAATAGATGATGAAGAGTCTTCCTACCTTGAGAATATCTATGGGCTTACTAAGCTCGACTGGAATGGTTGCTCAATGAGAAGTATGCCTTTGGATTTTCGCTCAGAAAATCTGGTCTATCTCACAATGAGAGGTAGTACGCTTGTGAAGTTATGGGACGGAGTACAG tcaCTTGGAAATCTGGTGAGGCTGGATCTGTCAGGATGTGAAAACCTgaatttttttccagatctttCAGAGGCTACCACTCTTGATCATTTGGAACTCAACGATTGCAAAAGTTTAGTGGTACTTCCTTCTTCAATTCAGAATCTCAAGAAACTGACGCGGTTGGAAATGCAAGGATGCACAAAGCTAAAAGTTCTTCCAACTGACGTCAACTTGGAATCTTTAAAGTACCTCGATCTCATAGGATGCTCAAATTTAAAAAGTTTCCCTCGGATTTCAAGGAACGTATCAGAGCTCTATCTTAACGGAACTGCGatagaagaagacaaagatTGTTTCTTCATTGGGAATATGCATGGGCTCACCGAACTCGTTTGGAGTTATTGCTCGATGAAATATTTACCTTCTAGCTTCTGCGCAGAATCTCTCGTTAAATTCTCTGTGCCAGGTAGCAAGCTTGAGAAGCTTTGGGAAGGAATCCAG TCGCTTGGAAGTCTGAGGACGATAGATTTGTCTGGTTGTCAAAGCCTAAAAGAAATTCCAGATCTTTCAACAGCCACCAGTCTCGAGTACCTGGATCTCACAGATTGCAAAAGTTTGGTGATGCTTCCGTCATCAATTCGGAATCTCAAAAAACTGGTGGATTTGAAGATGGAAGGATGCACAGGGCTCGAAGTTCTTCCAAATGATGTTAACTTGGTATCTCTTAATCAGTACTTCAATCTTAGTGGATGCTCACGGTTGAGAAGTTTTCCTCAGATTTCAACGAGTATTGTATATCTCCATCTAGACTACACTGCAATTGAAGAAGTTCCTTCTTGGATTGAGAATATATCTGGCCTGAGTACACTAACAATGAGAGGTTGCAAGAAGTTGAAGAAAGTCGCGTCAAACAGTTTTAAATTGAAAAGTCTTCTGGATATAGACTTTTCAAGTTGTGAAGGGGTCAGAACATTCAGTGATGATGCAAGTGTGGTGACAAGCAACAATGAAGCTCACCAACCAGTGACTGAGGAGGCTACCTTTCATCTTGGACACTCAACAATAAGTGCAAAGAATCGTGCATCTCTCCGGAGTGTATCTCCGTCGTTTTTCAATCCAATGAGTTGCTTGAAATTCCAAAATTGCTTCaatctggaccaagatgcacgGAAACTCATCCTACAGTCAGGTTTCAAGCATGCAGTCTTACCAGGTAAGGAAGTTCATCCTTATTTCAGGGATCAAGCTTGCGGAACTTCGCTAACAATATCTTTGCATGAGAGCTCTCTTTCTCTACAATTCTTGCAATTCAAGGCTTGCATCTTGCTTGAACCTCCAACTGGCTACCCCAGTTATCGTTATGCATGCATTGGGGTATGGTGGTACTTTAGAGGCGAGAGAAACATCCATAATGTTTGCATTGACGTTGACCTGTGTAACGTGGCTCATCTAGTTGTGTTCCACTTTGAGGTATGTCTTCCAAAAGAAGTCAACTGTCATCCATCTGAACTGGACTACAACGATATGGTATTCGAATTTGAGTCTAAGTCAGAGCATAGGATAAAAGGATGCGGAGTACGGCTCATAAATGTATCTCCATCTGAGGATGGAAGTTGTACAAGCTCGGAAACTCAGTACAAACAACAGTGTGGAGAAAGTGACATGGAGAATGGGAGAAGCAAGAAGCGATTGGGG ATGGCATTGACATCGGAAAAATCTTCCAAGTTACTACGTGGCAGTGACACACTCGTATGCGATATTCACCAATTCGAATTCGGAGCTTATTAG
- the LOC103860885 gene encoding disease resistance protein RPP4 isoform X2 — translation MDNIVEDTEDKQILWKQHSKLKHPLFLSWRYDVFPSFSGEDVRKSFLSHLLKELHRKSINTFIDHGIERSRPIGPELLSAIRESRISIVVFSKNYASSSWCLNELVEIYKSFKELNQMVIPVFYGLDPSHVRKQTGEFGEAFMVSCQGKTDDEKQWWIQALAEVANMAGEDSRNWSDESNMIERIANDVSNKLLITPSNDFGDFVGIEAHLEAMNSVLRLDSEDVRMVGIVGPSGIGKSIIARALFSHLSSQFHYKAFVSYKRTIQDDYGMKLRWEEQFLSEILSQKEVKLFHLGAVEQRLKHKKVLIVLDDVDDVELLKTLVGQTGWFGLGSRIVVITKDKQLLRLHKIDLVYEVDYPSENLALQMFCRCSFGQNSPPDGFMKLAVEVANLAGNLPLGLNVLGSSLRGKDKEEWMELLPRLRDGLDGKIEKTLRVSYDELECKDQEVFLYIACLLNGEKVDYIKNLLGDSVGMGLRILADKSLIRITPSRRTVNMHSLLQKLGKEIVRAESIYNPGKRRFLVDSKDICEVLAENLGTENVLGMYFNTSELEEALFVNEESFKGMRNLTFLKVYKEWSRESGEGRLCLPRGYVYLPRKLRLLYWDEYPLTFMHFNFRAEILVKLTMENSKLEKLWDGVQPLRSLKKIRLDGSTKLKEIPDLSNAINLEKLNLWGCTSLMTLPSSIKNLNKLRKVSMEGCTKIEALPTNINLGCLDYLNLGGCSRLRRFPQISQNISGLILDGTSIDDEESSYLENIYGLTKLDWNGCSMRSMPLDFRSENLVYLTMRGSTLVKLWDGVQSLGNLVRLDLSGCENLNFFPDLSEATTLDHLELNDCKSLVVLPSSIQNLKKLTRLEMQGCTKLKVLPTDVNLESLKYLDLIGCSNLKSFPRISRNVSELYLNGTAIEEDKDCFFIGNMHGLTELVWSYCSMKYLPSSFCAESLVKFSVPGSKLEKLWEGIQSLGSLRTIDLSGCQSLKEIPDLSTATSLEYLDLTDCKSLVMLPSSIRNLKKLVDLKMEGCTGLEVLPNDVNLVSLNQYFNLSGCSRLRSFPQISTSIVYLHLDYTAIEEVPSWIENISGLSTLTMRGCKKLKKVASNSFKLKSLLDIDFSSCEGVRTFSDDASVVTSNNEAHQPVTEEATFHLGHSTISAKNRASLRSVSPSFFNPMSCLKFQNCFNLDQDARKLILQSGFKHAVLPGKEVHPYFRDQACGTSLTISLHESSLSLQFLQFKACILLEPPTGYPSYRYACIGVWWYFRGERNIHNVCIDVDLCNVAHLVVFHFEVCLPKEVNCHPSELDYNDMVFEFESKSEHRIKGCGVRLINVSPSEDGSCTSSETQYKQQCGESDMENGRSKKRLGILYCCFYADGIDIGKIFQVTTWQ, via the exons ATGGATAACATTGTGGAGGATACTGAAGATAAGCAAATCCTCTGGAAACAACATAGCAAATTGAAGCACCCTCTTTTCCTAAG CTGGAGATATGATGTGTTCCCTAGCTTCAGCGGTGAGGACGTCCGCAAATCATTCCTCAGCCATCTTCTCAAGGAGCTCCACCGCAAATCAATCAACACATTCATAGACCATGGCATCGAGAGAAGCCGCCCTATCGGCCCTGAGCTTTTGTCGGCGATTAGAGAATCGAGGATCTCAATCGTCGTCTTCTCTAAAAATTATGCTTCTTCCAGCTGGTGCTTGAATGAGTTGGTGGAGATCTACAAGTCCTTCAAGGAGTTGAATCAAATGGTGATACCTGTTTTCTACGGCCTTGATCCTTCTCATGTTAGAAAACAGACTGGAGAGTTCGGCGAGGCCTTTATGGTTTCCTGCCAGGGCAAAACGGATGATGAGAAACAATGGTGGATCCAAGCTCTAGCAGAGGTCGCAAACATGGCTGGGGAGGATTCTCGGAACTG GAGTGATGAATCAAACATGATTGAAAGAATCGCCAACGATGTTTCCAATAAGCTTCTCATTACACCATCAAATGATTTTGGTGATTTCGTTGGTATTGAAGCTCACTTAGAAGCAATGAATTCAGTGTTGCGCTTGGATTCTGAGGATGTGAGAATGGTGGGGATTGTGGGGCCTTCAGGGATTGGTAAGAGTATCATAGCGAGAGCTCTTTTCAGCCATCTCTCTAGCCAATTCCATTATAAAGCTTTCGTATCTTATAAGAGAACCATCCAGGACGACTATGGCATGAAGTTGCGTTGGGAAGAACAGTTTCTGTCAGAAATCCTATCTCAAAAGGAGGTAAAGCTTTTCCATTTAGGTGCGGTGGAACAAAGGCTAAAGCACAAGAAAGTTCTTATCGTTCTTGACGATGTCGATGATGTAGAGCTTTTAAAGACCTTGGTGGGACAAACTGGATGGTTTGGGCTTGGAAGCAGAATTGTTGTGATAACTAAAGATAAACAACTTCTCAGGCTTCATAAGATTGACCTTGTCTATGAGGTTGATTACCCATCTGAAAATCTGGCTCTACAGATGTTTTGTCGATGTAGTTTTGGgcaaaactccccacctgaTGGTTTCATGAAGCTAGCTGTTGAAGTTGCAAACCTTGCCGGTAATCTACCTTTAGGTCTCAACGTCTTGGGTTCTTCTTTAAGAGGAAAGGACAAGGAGGAGTGGATGGAGTTGTTGCCTAGGCTCCGAGATGGTCTCGATGGAAAAATTGAGAAAACGTTAAGAGTCAGCTACGACGAGCTAGAGTGTAAAGATCAAGAAGTTTTCCTTTACATTGCATGTTTACTCAATGGTGAAAAAGTCGATTATATCAAGAACTTGCTCGGAGATAGTGTTGGCATGGGGCTCAGAATTCTAGCTGATAAGTCCCTCATACGTATAACACCATCACGTAGAACTGTAAACATGCACAGCCTGCTTCAGAAGTTGGGTAAAGAAATTGTTCGTGCAGAGTCCATTTACAATCCTGGAAAACGGCGGTTCTTGGTGGATTCTAAGGATATATGTGAAGTACTTGCCGAAAATCTC GGCACAGAGAATGTGTTAGGAATGTATTTCAACACATCAGAGCTCGAGGAGGCATTGTTTGTAAACGAAGAATCGTTCAAAGGAATGCGTAATCTCACATTTCTAAAAGTTTACAAGGAGTGGTCGCGGGAGAGTGGTGAAGGCAGATTGTGTTTACCTCGGGGCTACGTTTATTTGCCCCGTAAACTCAGATTGCTATATTGGGATGAGTATCCGTTGACGTTTATGCATTTCAACTTTAGGGCAGAAATTCTGGTTAAACTCACAATGGAGAATAGTAAGCTTGAGAAGTTGTGGGACGGAGTCCAG ccactTCGAAGTCTCAAGAAGATAAGATTGGATGGATCCACAAAGTTGAAAGAAATTCCTGATCTGTCAAATGCCATCAATCTCGAAAAATTGAATCTCTGGGGATGCACCTCTTTGATGACACTTCCTTCCTCTATTAAGAATCTCAATAAACTGAGGAAGGTATCGATGGAGGGATGTACAAAGATCGAGGCTCTTCCTACTAATATCAACTTGGGATGTCTTGATTACCTTAATCTCGGTGGATGCTCAAGGTTGAGACGTTTTCCTCAAATTTCGCAGAACATTTCAGGGCTCATTTTAGATGGAACATCAATAGATGATGAAGAGTCTTCCTACCTTGAGAATATCTATGGGCTTACTAAGCTCGACTGGAATGGTTGCTCAATGAGAAGTATGCCTTTGGATTTTCGCTCAGAAAATCTGGTCTATCTCACAATGAGAGGTAGTACGCTTGTGAAGTTATGGGACGGAGTACAG tcaCTTGGAAATCTGGTGAGGCTGGATCTGTCAGGATGTGAAAACCTgaatttttttccagatctttCAGAGGCTACCACTCTTGATCATTTGGAACTCAACGATTGCAAAAGTTTAGTGGTACTTCCTTCTTCAATTCAGAATCTCAAGAAACTGACGCGGTTGGAAATGCAAGGATGCACAAAGCTAAAAGTTCTTCCAACTGACGTCAACTTGGAATCTTTAAAGTACCTCGATCTCATAGGATGCTCAAATTTAAAAAGTTTCCCTCGGATTTCAAGGAACGTATCAGAGCTCTATCTTAACGGAACTGCGatagaagaagacaaagatTGTTTCTTCATTGGGAATATGCATGGGCTCACCGAACTCGTTTGGAGTTATTGCTCGATGAAATATTTACCTTCTAGCTTCTGCGCAGAATCTCTCGTTAAATTCTCTGTGCCAGGTAGCAAGCTTGAGAAGCTTTGGGAAGGAATCCAG TCGCTTGGAAGTCTGAGGACGATAGATTTGTCTGGTTGTCAAAGCCTAAAAGAAATTCCAGATCTTTCAACAGCCACCAGTCTCGAGTACCTGGATCTCACAGATTGCAAAAGTTTGGTGATGCTTCCGTCATCAATTCGGAATCTCAAAAAACTGGTGGATTTGAAGATGGAAGGATGCACAGGGCTCGAAGTTCTTCCAAATGATGTTAACTTGGTATCTCTTAATCAGTACTTCAATCTTAGTGGATGCTCACGGTTGAGAAGTTTTCCTCAGATTTCAACGAGTATTGTATATCTCCATCTAGACTACACTGCAATTGAAGAAGTTCCTTCTTGGATTGAGAATATATCTGGCCTGAGTACACTAACAATGAGAGGTTGCAAGAAGTTGAAGAAAGTCGCGTCAAACAGTTTTAAATTGAAAAGTCTTCTGGATATAGACTTTTCAAGTTGTGAAGGGGTCAGAACATTCAGTGATGATGCAAGTGTGGTGACAAGCAACAATGAAGCTCACCAACCAGTGACTGAGGAGGCTACCTTTCATCTTGGACACTCAACAATAAGTGCAAAGAATCGTGCATCTCTCCGGAGTGTATCTCCGTCGTTTTTCAATCCAATGAGTTGCTTGAAATTCCAAAATTGCTTCaatctggaccaagatgcacgGAAACTCATCCTACAGTCAGGTTTCAAGCATGCAGTCTTACCAGGTAAGGAAGTTCATCCTTATTTCAGGGATCAAGCTTGCGGAACTTCGCTAACAATATCTTTGCATGAGAGCTCTCTTTCTCTACAATTCTTGCAATTCAAGGCTTGCATCTTGCTTGAACCTCCAACTGGCTACCCCAGTTATCGTTATGCATGCATTGGGGTATGGTGGTACTTTAGAGGCGAGAGAAACATCCATAATGTTTGCATTGACGTTGACCTGTGTAACGTGGCTCATCTAGTTGTGTTCCACTTTGAGGTATGTCTTCCAAAAGAAGTCAACTGTCATCCATCTGAACTGGACTACAACGATATGGTATTCGAATTTGAGTCTAAGTCAGAGCATAGGATAAAAGGATGCGGAGTACGGCTCATAAATGTATCTCCATCTGAGGATGGAAGTTGTACAAGCTCGGAAACTCAGTACAAACAACAGTGTGGAGAAAGTGACATGGAGAATGGGAGAAGCAAGAAGCGATTGGGG AtactttattgttgtttttatgCAGATGGCATTGACATCGGAAAAATCTTCCAAGTTACTACGTGGCAGTGA
- the LOC103861149 gene encoding shematrin-like protein 2, protein MGPGPGEGEDSIAGIGGEAISGTDAGLGPGLIGVVGGLIGLEDGVIGIIGGVAMDIGGGAIGIGGGVIGIGGGAMGIGGGVMGIGGGVIIGIGGGVIIGMGEPPLGIGGMDIEPEGAIMGD, encoded by the coding sequence ATGGGTCCCGGTCctggagaaggagaagattccATTGCTGGCATCGGTGGCGAAGCCATATCGGGGACTGATGCTGGGCTAGGGCCTGGGCTCATAGGAGTAGTTGGTGGACTCATTGGGCTTGAAGATGGAGTCATTGGCATCATAGGCGGTGTAGCCATGGACATTGGTGGTGGAGCCATAGGCATAGGCGGTGGAGTCATTGGCATAGGTGGTGGAGCCATGGGCATAGGTGGTGGAGTCATGGGCATAGGTGGTGGAGTCATCATAGGCATAGGTGGTGGAGTCATCATAGGCATGGGAGAGCCGCCGCTAGGCATTGGTGGCATGGACATTGAGCCAGAAGGAGCCATCATGGGAGATTGA
- the LOC103860887 gene encoding expansin-like B1 produces MKKPHVLLLLLVQVIVLLPLLCLSDDFVSSRATYYGSPDCKGNPRGACGYGELGRDINDGEVSGVSSRLWKNGAGCGACYQVRCKIPPHCNEEGVYVVATDYGEGDGTDFIFSPKAYGRMARPGTEFQLYSFGVVDVEYQRVPCRYGGYNLVYKIHEKSYNPHYLAILILYVGGVNDILAVEVWQEDCKEWKRMRRVFGAVHDYQNPPRGTLSLRFLVYGSAGLNWVESQNPLPADWTAGATYNSNILLT; encoded by the exons ATGAAGAAGCCTCACGttttgcttcttctgcttgttcAAGTCATTGTCCTTTTACCTCTTCTTTGTTTATCTGATGACTTTGTTAGCTCTAGAGCTACTTATTATGGCAGCCCCGATTGCAAAGGAAATCCTC GAGGAGCATGTGGGTATGGAGAACTTGGAAGAGATATCAATGATGGTGAAGTGAGTGGTGTTTCATCGCGACTATGGAAAAATGGAGCCGGCTGTGGTGCTTGTTACCAG gtGAGATGCAAAATACCTCCACACTGCAATGAGGAAGGAGTATACGTAGTGGCTACGGACTACGGTGAAGGAGATGGTACGGACTTCATATTTAGCCCTAAGGCGTATGGACGTATGGCGCGACCCGGCACAGAGTTTCAGCTCTACTCTTTTGGTGTGGTTGACGTTGAATACCAAAGGGTCCCTTGCCGGTACGGAGGGTATAACCTGGTGTATAAGATCCATGAGAAAAGCTATAATCCTCATTATCTTGCTATCCTTATCTTGTACGTTGGTGGTGTCAACGACATCCTCGCCGTTGAAGTCTGGCAG GAGGATTGCAAAGAGTGGAAACGCATGAGAAGAGTGTTTGGAGCGGTTCATGATTATCAGAATCCACCAAGAGGCACTCTCTCTTTGAGGTTTTTGGTCTATGGAAGCGCCGGTCTCAATTGGGTCGAATCGCAGAACCCTCTTCCAGCAGACTGGACAGCAGGAGCCACTTACAACTCCAACATTCTACTTACTTGA
- the LOC103860890 gene encoding expansin-like B1, with amino-acid sequence MKKSHVLLLLLVQVIVLLPLLCLSDDFVSSRATYYGSPDCKGNSRGACGYGEFGRDINDGEVSGVSSRLWKNGAGCGACYQVRCKIPPHCNEEGVYVVATDYGEGDGTDFIFSPKAYGRMARPGTEFQLYSFGVVDVEYQRVPCRYGGYNLVYKIHEKSYNPHYLAVLILYVGGVNDILAVEFWQEDCKEWKRMRRVFGAVHDYQNPPRGTLSLRFLVYGSAGLNWVESQNALPADWTAGATYNSNILLT; translated from the exons ATGAAGAAGTCTCACGttttgcttcttctgcttgttcAAGTCATTGTCCTCTTGCCTCTTCTTTGTTTATCTGATGACTTTGTTAGCTCTAGAGCTACTTATTATGGCAGCCCCGATTGCAAAGGAAATTCCC GAGGAGCATGTGGGTATGGAGAATTTGGAAGAGATATCAATGATGGTGAAGTAAGTGGTGTTTCATCTCGACTATGGAAAAATGGAGCTGGCTGTGGTGCTTGTTACcag gtGAGATGCAAAATACCTCCACACTGCAATGAGGAAGGAGTATACGTAGTGGCTACGGACTATGGAGAAGGAGATGGTACGGACTTCATCTTTAGCCCTAAGGCGTACGGACGTATGGCTCGGCCCGGCACAGAGTTTCAGCTCTACTCTTTTGGTGTGGTTGACGTTGAGTACCAGAGGGTCCCTTGCCGGTACGGAGGGTACAATCTGGTGTATAAGATCCATGAGAAAAGCTATAATCCTCATTATCTTGCCGTCCTTATCTTGTACGTTGGTGGTGTCAACGACATCCTCGCCGTTGAATTCTGGCAG GAGGATTGCAAAGAGTGGAAACGCATGAGGAGAGTGTTTGGAGCGGTTCATGATTATCAGAATCCACCAAGAGGCACTCTCTCTTTGAGGTTTTTAGTCTATGGAAGCGCCGGTCTCAACTGGGTCGAATCCCAGAACGCTCTTCCAGCAGATTGGACCGCCGGAGCCACCTACAACTCCAACATTCTACTTActtaa